A window of Methanobacterium formicicum DSM 3637 contains these coding sequences:
- the aroD gene encoding type I 3-dehydroquinate dehydratase — protein sequence MILKPLICVPILQKNRKTVLKVASEAIDAGADLVELRIDALLDTDPQSVIHLMEEINYPLIATNRMREEGGYFMGSEDLRTDILVEVADHADYVDIELQTDAKYRSRVIQASKSTIISFHDFQKTPYLNELLEIVNKEKELGNIAKFAVMPQNMQDTLNVLEVVNREDNTVGIAMGELGRYTRVIAPILGSPITYASLGGESAPGQLDVKNTQEIIDRLMDGGE from the coding sequence ATGATTTTAAAACCTTTAATTTGTGTTCCAATACTCCAGAAAAACAGGAAAACTGTTTTAAAAGTTGCCAGTGAAGCCATAGATGCAGGGGCAGACCTGGTGGAGCTTCGGATAGATGCTCTTCTGGATACTGATCCTCAAAGTGTCATCCATCTGATGGAAGAAATAAACTACCCCCTCATTGCCACCAACAGAATGAGAGAAGAAGGAGGATATTTCATGGGGTCTGAAGATCTTAGAACCGATATATTGGTGGAAGTTGCTGATCATGCAGATTATGTGGATATAGAACTTCAAACAGATGCAAAATACCGTTCTAGAGTTATTCAAGCATCCAAATCTACTATAATATCCTTCCATGATTTTCAGAAAACACCCTATTTAAATGAACTCCTGGAGATTGTAAATAAAGAAAAAGAACTGGGAAACATAGCCAAATTCGCAGTAATGCCCCAGAACATGCAGGACACTCTTAACGTACTGGAAGTGGTCAACAGAGAAGATAACACCGTTGGAATAGCAATGGGAGAACTGGGACGATACACCAGGGTAATAGCACCCATATTGGGATCTCCCATTACTTATGCCTCGTTAGGTGGTGAATCTGCACCAGGACAGCTGGATGTTAAAAATACCCAAGAAATAATTGATAGACTGATGGATGGTGGCGAGTAA
- a CDS encoding S24/S26 family peptidase — translation MKLKTGVIIGLLVLVALAGSSFVVLSNGIHNSTQVTIETNGTEVSVESSSWLCPAPKPMLEEMKIKALSDVEDADSSLESIQTDMQNIASKYNFTVTVKVTSQFGDNQLPLPATVRGTSMVPTLKDGQDIVVLKTSDFKVGDIVVAHHPEYHLIVKRVSQINGSQVYLTSDNHNVDVSSETRVVNGVSQVVTVTKTPLNTWLPKTNVIGVVKVY, via the coding sequence GTGAAACTAAAAACTGGAGTTATCATAGGCTTACTGGTACTGGTGGCTTTGGCAGGATCTTCATTTGTCGTGCTTTCAAATGGCATCCATAATAGTACACAAGTTACCATTGAAACCAATGGTACAGAGGTGTCAGTTGAATCATCCTCATGGTTATGTCCAGCTCCTAAACCCATGCTTGAAGAGATGAAGATAAAAGCCCTGTCAGATGTAGAGGATGCAGATAGTAGTTTAGAGTCCATCCAAACTGACATGCAGAATATTGCCAGTAAATATAATTTCACTGTAACTGTGAAAGTCACATCCCAATTTGGGGATAATCAGCTCCCCCTGCCTGCTACAGTCAGGGGAACATCTATGGTACCAACCCTGAAAGATGGACAGGATATCGTTGTGCTTAAAACCAGTGATTTCAAGGTGGGAGATATAGTGGTGGCCCATCATCCTGAATATCACCTCATAGTAAAAAGGGTATCCCAGATCAATGGCAGTCAGGTTTACCTTACCAGTGATAACCATAATGTGGATGTCAGCAGCGAGACTAGAGTTGTAAATGGTGTGTCTCAGGTAGTGACCGTTACTAAAACACCACTGAACACATGGTTACCCAAAACCAATGTGATAGGTGTGGTCAAAGTTTATTAG